The Collimonas fungivorans Ter331 genome has a segment encoding these proteins:
- a CDS encoding membrane protein gives MLNFTRYIRRFLPTVVSVLLTLLYPLAIWLGHGRVEPRLLALLLVLAAASRLPALKLRRGSRWWLAGALLLAALAIWNNALLPLKLYPVLVNLGMLAVFGYSLHAPPSVIERMARLSDPALPAYAVAYTRRVTQVWCGFFVVNGALALLTAVWASAAVWSLYNGVLAYVLMGCLFAGEYLVRIVVRRRHRRLEQPPDGQHV, from the coding sequence GTGCTGAATTTTACCCGCTATATCAGGCGCTTTTTACCCACGGTAGTGAGCGTGCTGCTCACTTTGCTCTATCCGCTCGCGATCTGGCTCGGACACGGGCGGGTCGAGCCGCGCCTGCTGGCTTTGCTGCTGGTGCTGGCCGCGGCCAGCCGGCTGCCTGCCCTGAAACTGAGGCGCGGCAGCCGCTGGTGGCTGGCCGGCGCCTTGCTGCTGGCGGCGCTGGCGATATGGAACAACGCCTTGCTGCCTCTGAAGCTGTATCCGGTGCTGGTCAATCTCGGCATGCTGGCAGTGTTCGGCTACAGCCTGCATGCGCCGCCATCGGTCATCGAGCGCATGGCGCGCCTGAGCGATCCGGCCTTGCCTGCTTATGCGGTTGCCTACACGCGGCGGGTGACGCAGGTGTGGTGCGGTTTTTTTGTCGTCAACGGCGCGCTGGCCTTGCTGACCGCGGTCTGGGCTTCCGCCGCAGTCTGGTCGCTGTATAACGGCGTGCTGGCTTATGTGCTGATGGGCTGCCTGTTCGCCGGCGAATACCTGGTGCGGATTGTCGTCAGGCGTCGTCATCGCCGCCTGGAACAGCCGCCGGATGGACAGCATGTCTGA
- a CDS encoding DUF3261 domain-containing protein: MQLNHLAGRCGWLRTGALICVLACALAACTTTQPQAPATALARLGLMLAPASLGASISLQQHLTVERQGRIDQLDAAVEVDQQQFNMVGLAFGQRVLSMNYDGKTLQSWRHPMLPSQVRVEDVMEDTQLTLWPLAAIRAALPPGWQIEQQGLRRTLSLQGEPVMVIDYSTPTPWDGKVELNNLRYHYHLTIESVSDAAAPSSTATP; encoded by the coding sequence ATGCAGCTGAACCACCTGGCTGGCCGCTGCGGCTGGCTGCGCACTGGCGCGTTGATCTGCGTGTTGGCTTGCGCGCTTGCAGCCTGTACAACCACGCAGCCGCAAGCGCCGGCCACTGCATTGGCACGACTCGGGCTGATGCTGGCGCCGGCGTCCTTGGGCGCCAGCATCAGCCTGCAACAGCATTTGACGGTGGAGCGCCAAGGGCGCATCGACCAGCTCGATGCTGCGGTGGAAGTCGACCAGCAGCAATTCAACATGGTCGGTCTGGCGTTCGGCCAGCGTGTCCTGAGCATGAACTATGACGGCAAGACGTTGCAGTCCTGGCGTCATCCCATGCTGCCGTCCCAGGTGCGGGTCGAAGATGTGATGGAAGACACGCAGCTCACCTTGTGGCCGCTGGCGGCGATCCGCGCGGCGCTGCCGCCGGGCTGGCAGATAGAACAGCAGGGATTGCGGCGCACGCTGTCGCTGCAAGGGGAGCCGGTCATGGTGATCGACTACAGCACGCCGACGCCGTGGGACGGCAAGGTGGAATTGAACAATCTGCGCTATCACTATCACCTGACGATTGAATCGGTCAGCGATGCTGCCGCTCCTTCGTCTACTGCAACGCCATAA
- a CDS encoding MMPL family transporter: MTDPGDGRPGWGRRMALAWALAVALLLAHNGYLWLVKGVVPDTDIMALLPVEQRDPVLQQAFTHMVDAAQQRLVVLVGADDWEHARAAADAYSAVLAMQPALLQRTVQLSAQNQQDWLAPSQQMRLSLLTPAQQAALRQQTPKYWVDTALQQLYSPFSGPKLGAWQDDPFGLFNGWVQARAQETPVRPRDGYLFVEDQGRPYIVLLLNLRQPAFSMATQQALLPLLDQAGAAARQAVPAVELVSAGVVLHAGAGSAQASREMSTIGIGSLLGVILLMWLTFRSLRPIAMIMLSIGVGCLASFSLCWMIFGQVHLLTLVFGASLIGVAQDYGIYFLCSRVAADRALGSWQLLRRLMPGLALTLAAAVIGYIGLALTPFPGLQQMAVFSVLGLVFAWLTVVFWFPALLTAQTLKNSAFAGWFGQTRRHWPLLGMNRASAMAVLLFGIFAVAGMTRLTVNDDIRSLQTPPKALLADQIKLGKLLDAPTPVQFYLVRGASAEQVLQREEALKQRLEPLVAKHVISGYQAMSNWTPSIREQAANRALVTQALLAADGPLQALAAQLGEDAGWVAQMRSRALSAAASANGGHDLTPAAFLKSAASEPSRFLWLGEIEGAQGRVHASIVALRGLNNYGNLPLLKQAAGELEGVSWVDKVSEISSVLGHYRQYMGWVLLGAYAAIFLLLFSRYRSAAWRVLTPPAVASIATLAMLGLLGQPLQLFHVLALMLILGLGVDYGIFLQEQSMQRDRFAWLTVGLSAASALLSFGLLALSATPPLHAFGFTMLIGIAVVWLVAPCFSQDSQQEKEEQHANKS; encoded by the coding sequence TTGACTGATCCAGGCGACGGCCGCCCAGGCTGGGGCAGGCGCATGGCGCTGGCGTGGGCCCTGGCGGTCGCCTTGCTGCTGGCGCATAACGGCTACCTGTGGCTGGTCAAAGGCGTGGTGCCGGATACCGACATCATGGCCTTGCTGCCGGTCGAGCAGCGCGATCCGGTGCTGCAGCAGGCGTTCACGCACATGGTCGACGCCGCCCAGCAGCGGCTGGTGGTGCTGGTCGGCGCCGACGACTGGGAGCACGCCCGCGCCGCCGCCGATGCTTATAGCGCGGTGCTGGCCATGCAGCCGGCCCTGCTGCAGCGTACGGTCCAGCTGTCGGCGCAGAACCAGCAAGACTGGCTGGCGCCGTCACAGCAGATGCGGCTCAGCCTGCTGACGCCGGCGCAACAGGCAGCGCTGCGCCAGCAAACGCCCAAATACTGGGTCGATACCGCCTTGCAGCAGTTGTACAGTCCGTTTTCCGGGCCCAAGCTGGGCGCCTGGCAGGACGATCCGTTCGGCCTGTTCAACGGCTGGGTGCAAGCGCGTGCCCAGGAAACGCCGGTGCGCCCGCGCGACGGTTATCTGTTTGTGGAAGACCAGGGACGTCCTTATATCGTGCTGCTGCTGAACCTGCGGCAGCCGGCATTCTCGATGGCGACCCAGCAGGCGCTGCTGCCGCTGCTGGACCAGGCCGGCGCAGCCGCCCGCCAGGCAGTGCCGGCGGTTGAACTGGTCAGCGCCGGCGTGGTGTTGCATGCCGGCGCCGGCAGCGCCCAGGCCAGCCGGGAAATGTCGACCATAGGCATCGGCTCGCTGCTGGGCGTGATCCTGCTGATGTGGCTGACTTTCCGTTCCTTGCGGCCGATCGCCATGATCATGCTGTCGATAGGCGTCGGCTGCCTGGCCTCGTTTTCCCTATGCTGGATGATTTTCGGACAAGTGCATTTGCTGACGCTGGTGTTCGGCGCCAGCCTGATCGGCGTAGCCCAGGATTACGGGATTTATTTCCTGTGCAGCCGGGTCGCCGCCGACCGCGCGCTGGGATCGTGGCAATTGCTGCGGCGCCTGATGCCGGGCCTGGCGCTGACCCTGGCCGCCGCGGTGATAGGCTATATCGGCCTGGCGCTGACGCCGTTTCCAGGTTTGCAGCAAATGGCTGTGTTTTCGGTGCTGGGCCTGGTGTTTGCCTGGCTGACGGTGGTTTTCTGGTTTCCGGCGCTGCTGACTGCGCAAACGTTGAAGAACTCCGCCTTTGCCGGCTGGTTCGGCCAGACCCGGCGTCATTGGCCATTGCTGGGCATGAATCGTGCGTCGGCGATGGCAGTGCTGCTGTTCGGTATTTTTGCCGTGGCCGGCATGACGCGGCTGACGGTGAACGACGATATCCGTTCTTTGCAGACGCCGCCGAAAGCGCTGCTGGCAGACCAGATCAAGCTGGGAAAACTGCTCGACGCGCCGACCCCGGTGCAGTTCTACCTGGTGCGCGGCGCCAGCGCGGAACAGGTGTTGCAGCGCGAGGAAGCACTAAAGCAGCGGCTGGAGCCCTTAGTTGCCAAACACGTCATCAGCGGTTACCAGGCGATGTCCAACTGGACGCCCTCGATACGGGAACAGGCGGCGAACCGAGCCCTGGTCACGCAGGCCTTGCTTGCTGCCGACGGTCCGTTGCAGGCGCTGGCGGCGCAACTGGGTGAGGATGCGGGTTGGGTAGCGCAAATGCGCAGCCGGGCCCTGAGCGCGGCGGCCAGCGCCAACGGCGGCCACGACCTTACTCCGGCTGCATTCCTGAAGAGCGCGGCCAGCGAGCCGTCGCGCTTTCTCTGGCTGGGAGAAATAGAAGGGGCGCAAGGCCGCGTCCATGCCAGCATAGTCGCGCTGCGCGGGCTGAACAATTACGGCAACCTGCCGCTCCTGAAACAGGCCGCCGGGGAACTGGAGGGCGTGTCATGGGTCGACAAGGTCAGTGAAATATCTTCGGTGCTGGGCCATTACCGGCAATACATGGGATGGGTGCTGCTAGGTGCATATGCGGCGATCTTCCTGCTGCTGTTTAGCCGTTATCGCAGCGCAGCCTGGCGCGTGCTGACGCCGCCGGCGGTGGCCAGCATCGCTACCCTGGCCATGCTGGGCTTGCTGGGGCAGCCGTTGCAATTGTTTCATGTGCTGGCGCTGATGCTGATCCTGGGGCTGGGCGTCGACTACGGTATTTTTTTGCAAGAACAAAGCATGCAGCGCGATCGCTTCGCCTGGCTCACGGTCGGATTGTCGGCCGCCAGCGCCTTGTTGTCGTTCGGCTTGCTAGCGTTGTCCGCCACGCCGCCGCTGCATGCATTCGGATTCACGATGCTGATCGGAATTGCGGTCGTTTGGCTGGTCGCCCCTTGTTTTAGCCAGGATTCACAACAGGAAAAAGAAGAACAACATGCAAACAAGAGTTGA
- a CDS encoding outer membrane lipoprotein carrier protein LolA, which produces MKRNLVAVLAAVFLSCSAWPALAAAPVEKIQAMLARPPVLCGRFDQSKQLVGIKKPLLSNGRFCVVNGKGVLWRTLQPFPNTLRLKRDEIVQMQGDRVAMRMDAKQEPVVRMINSVLFSLLAGDLSQLDSLFELDGSVQGNSWKVALKARQPALAKAIGTLALSGGAYVKTVTISEASGDRTDISFSELQSGSNAMTAEEGAAFD; this is translated from the coding sequence ATGAAACGAAACCTTGTCGCTGTTCTTGCGGCCGTCTTTTTAAGCTGCAGCGCCTGGCCGGCGCTTGCCGCCGCGCCGGTAGAGAAAATCCAGGCCATGCTGGCGCGGCCGCCGGTCTTGTGCGGCCGTTTCGACCAAAGCAAGCAGCTGGTCGGCATCAAGAAACCGCTGTTGTCGAACGGCCGCTTCTGCGTAGTGAACGGCAAGGGCGTCCTGTGGCGCACCTTGCAGCCGTTCCCCAACACGCTGCGCCTGAAGCGCGACGAAATCGTGCAGATGCAGGGCGACCGGGTCGCGATGCGCATGGACGCCAAACAGGAACCGGTGGTGAGGATGATCAACAGCGTGCTGTTTTCGCTATTGGCGGGCGACCTCAGCCAGCTCGACAGCCTGTTCGAACTGGATGGCAGCGTGCAGGGCAACAGCTGGAAGGTGGCGCTGAAAGCGCGCCAGCCGGCGCTGGCCAAGGCGATCGGCACGCTGGCCCTGAGCGGCGGCGCCTACGTCAAGACGGTGACGATCAGCGAGGCCAGCGGCGACCGCACCGATATCAGTTTTTCCGAACTGCAAAGCGGCAGCAACGCCATGACGGCGGAAGAAGGGGCTGCATTTGACTGA
- a CDS encoding acyltransferase, translated as MARAAPAGAAPALAAGTTVSDSQRHWAQINEASFVGGMRLLFGIYRIAGRWPFRFALYPVLAWYLLSKPAARRASMEYLQRLCAFDPALARLNRIRPDWRGVFRHFSSFAENILDKMLLWGGLFKTANVVSFGREQMLENIQAQRGGLLVCAHLGNLELCRVLSRQRRQLRITVLVHTRHAQAFNRLLAKLDPDSQLNLMQVSEMTPATAMLLAEKVGRGEFVAIAGDRIPVSPMPRVAQASFLGRTAAFPVGPYVLASLLQCPVYLLFSMTKNGHSECHFELFRESIHLPRKSRDQVLHELAAAYAARLEFFCLKAPLQWFNFYDFWHLSGYKDASR; from the coding sequence GTGGCGCGCGCCGCGCCTGCTGGGGCGGCGCCTGCGCTTGCTGCGGGGACAACCGTGAGCGACAGCCAGCGCCACTGGGCGCAAATCAACGAAGCCAGCTTTGTGGGCGGCATGCGGCTGTTGTTCGGGATATACCGGATCGCCGGCCGCTGGCCGTTCCGGTTCGCCTTGTATCCGGTGCTGGCCTGGTATCTGCTGAGCAAACCGGCGGCGCGGCGCGCTTCCATGGAATATTTGCAACGGCTGTGCGCTTTCGACCCCGCGCTAGCCAGGCTTAACCGGATCCGGCCGGACTGGCGCGGCGTATTCCGGCATTTTTCCTCTTTTGCCGAAAACATCCTCGACAAGATGCTGTTGTGGGGCGGCTTGTTCAAGACCGCCAACGTGGTCTCGTTCGGGCGTGAACAGATGCTGGAAAACATCCAGGCGCAGCGCGGCGGCCTGCTGGTTTGCGCGCACCTGGGCAATCTTGAGCTGTGCCGGGTGCTGTCGCGCCAGCGCCGCCAGCTGCGCATTACGGTGCTGGTGCATACCAGGCACGCCCAGGCGTTCAACCGGCTGCTGGCGAAACTCGATCCGGACAGCCAGCTGAACCTGATGCAGGTCAGCGAGATGACGCCGGCCACCGCGATGCTGCTGGCCGAGAAAGTAGGGCGCGGCGAATTTGTCGCCATCGCCGGCGACCGCATTCCGGTGTCGCCCATGCCACGCGTGGCGCAGGCTTCGTTCCTGGGCCGCACCGCAGCCTTCCCGGTCGGCCCTTATGTGCTGGCCAGCTTGCTGCAGTGTCCGGTCTACCTGCTGTTTTCAATGACAAAAAACGGCCACTCAGAATGTCATTTCGAACTGTTTCGAGAGTCGATTCACTTGCCGCGCAAAAGCCGCGATCAAGTCCTGCATGAACTGGCCGCCGCCTATGCGGCAAGGCTGGAGTTTTTCTGTCTGAAAGCTCCGCTGCAATGGTTCAATTTTTACGATTTCTGGCATTTATCCGGGTACAAAGATGCATCTCGCTGA
- a CDS encoding AMP-binding protein, translated as MSDSPNLLTFLSAPRQHEQPFAWRDGKPLSHACVAAQVAAWRRVLSSQAGSCFALYSSDSATFACILLGAWQAGKTVYLPGDVLPATCANLGKLVDGYLGDFPPQYAPLTEAPLTAAEADGARPAFKALSPDFPALVIYTSGSTGEPQAVPKFLSQLAAEVASLEQLFGGRMGAADIVATVSHQHIYGLLFKVLWPLTAGRVIHARQLEYLNEFQPLSGKQIVLVSSPAHLKRLPAAFSSDQAAAIRVIFSSGGPLPSEVAAAAGRALGSIPIEVYGSSETGGVAWRQRVAGADDSWQAMPAVAWRVAANDEVLEISSPHLPDAGWHALADQVQAVDRQRFRLKGRVDRIVKVEEKRISLDGLERYLKAITLVADARVVLVEQPELQQRQRIAAFVVLSASGSEMLAAQGKLALNRLLREGIAHAVEAIALPRSWRYLDALPVNAQGKTTRADLLALLEPAAGAGPAPAPRKPGERLLEQEPQRVLLELTVPADLLYFNGHFEGAPILPGVVQLDWAISYGRRYFALAPHFLGMLGLKFQRAITPGMVVQLELLHDLQKSSLAFRLFSVAGQHASGRITFGAGHAAS; from the coding sequence ATGTCTGATTCGCCTAATCTCCTGACTTTCTTGAGCGCGCCGCGCCAGCACGAGCAGCCGTTTGCATGGCGCGACGGCAAGCCGCTGAGCCATGCCTGCGTGGCAGCCCAGGTTGCCGCCTGGCGGCGCGTGCTGTCGTCTCAGGCGGGATCGTGTTTCGCCTTGTACTCCAGCGATAGCGCCACTTTTGCCTGCATCTTGCTGGGCGCGTGGCAAGCCGGCAAGACGGTCTACCTGCCGGGCGACGTGCTGCCCGCTACCTGCGCCAACCTGGGTAAGCTGGTCGACGGTTACCTGGGCGATTTCCCGCCGCAATATGCGCCGCTGACCGAGGCGCCATTGACTGCTGCCGAGGCGGATGGCGCCAGGCCCGCATTCAAAGCATTGTCGCCGGATTTCCCCGCGCTGGTGATTTACACCTCGGGCAGCACCGGCGAGCCGCAGGCAGTGCCGAAATTCCTGTCGCAGCTGGCCGCCGAAGTGGCGTCCCTGGAGCAATTGTTCGGCGGCAGGATGGGCGCTGCCGATATCGTCGCGACGGTTTCGCACCAGCACATCTACGGATTGCTGTTCAAAGTGCTGTGGCCCCTGACTGCCGGCCGTGTGATCCATGCGCGTCAGCTTGAATACCTGAACGAGTTCCAGCCGCTTAGCGGCAAGCAGATTGTCCTGGTCTCCAGTCCGGCCCATCTGAAGCGTTTGCCTGCCGCGTTCTCTTCAGATCAGGCTGCGGCGATCCGCGTCATATTTTCATCCGGCGGGCCGTTGCCCTCCGAAGTTGCCGCAGCAGCCGGGCGGGCGCTGGGGTCGATCCCGATCGAGGTCTACGGCAGTTCCGAAACCGGCGGCGTGGCCTGGCGCCAGCGCGTCGCCGGCGCGGACGACAGCTGGCAAGCGATGCCGGCGGTTGCCTGGCGCGTCGCCGCCAACGATGAGGTGCTGGAAATCAGCTCGCCCCATTTGCCCGACGCCGGCTGGCATGCGCTCGCAGACCAGGTGCAAGCCGTCGACCGCCAGCGTTTCCGCCTGAAGGGGCGTGTCGACCGCATCGTCAAGGTTGAAGAAAAACGGATTTCCCTGGATGGGCTGGAACGGTACCTGAAGGCGATCACGCTGGTGGCGGATGCGCGCGTAGTGTTGGTAGAGCAGCCGGAATTGCAGCAACGGCAGCGGATTGCCGCTTTCGTAGTGCTGTCGGCAAGCGGTTCGGAAATGCTTGCGGCGCAGGGCAAGCTGGCGCTGAATCGCCTGCTGCGCGAGGGCATCGCGCATGCGGTGGAAGCGATTGCGCTGCCGCGCAGCTGGCGTTACCTGGACGCGCTGCCGGTCAACGCACAAGGCAAGACAACGCGCGCCGACCTGCTGGCGTTGCTGGAACCGGCCGCTGGCGCCGGCCCCGCTCCTGCTCCGCGCAAACCTGGCGAGCGCCTGCTGGAGCAAGAACCCCAGCGCGTACTGCTAGAGTTGACGGTGCCGGCCGATCTCCTGTATTTCAACGGTCATTTCGAGGGCGCGCCGATTTTGCCTGGCGTGGTGCAGCTCGACTGGGCGATCAGTTACGGCCGCCGCTATTTTGCGTTGGCGCCGCACTTCCTCGGCATGCTCGGCCTGAAATTCCAGCGCGCGATCACGCCGGGCATGGTGGTGCAACTGGAGTTGCTGCATGACCTGCAAAAAAGCAGCCTGGCCTTTCGCCTGTTCTCGGTTGCGGGACAGCACGCCAGCGGCCGTATCACTTTTGGAGCCGGCCATGCCGCAAGCTGA
- a CDS encoding glycosyltransferase family 2 protein gives MPQADLTAAPAQFKPCAVIPVYNHEHAIGFVLSAVLAHDLHCVLVDDASSASCAAVLDGLAIAHPESVTLLRHAVNRGKGGAVLTGLRHAAAAGYTHAMQIDADGQHCTDDIPRFLQQAAARPRSLVTGYPQYDESVPPMRLYARYLTHVWVWINTLSLDIKDSMCGFRVYPLPSLMRLIQRRKLGERMDFDTEVLVRLHWDGVSIVNLPTRVTYPMDGVSHFRAGLDNLLISRLHATLFFGMLWRAPRLLGRRLRLLRGQP, from the coding sequence ATGCCGCAAGCTGATCTGACGGCTGCGCCGGCGCAATTCAAGCCGTGTGCGGTGATCCCGGTCTATAACCATGAGCATGCCATCGGCTTTGTGCTGTCTGCAGTGCTGGCGCACGATCTGCATTGTGTGCTGGTCGACGACGCCAGCTCTGCTTCCTGCGCGGCAGTACTCGACGGGCTGGCAATAGCTCATCCCGAATCGGTTACCTTGTTGCGCCACGCCGTCAATCGCGGCAAGGGCGGGGCGGTATTGACCGGCCTGCGGCACGCCGCCGCAGCCGGTTACACCCATGCAATGCAGATCGACGCCGACGGCCAGCATTGCACTGACGATATCCCGCGCTTCCTGCAGCAAGCCGCGGCCCGGCCGCGCAGCCTGGTTACCGGCTATCCGCAATATGACGAGAGCGTGCCGCCGATGCGCCTGTATGCGCGCTACCTGACGCATGTCTGGGTCTGGATCAATACCTTATCGCTGGATATCAAGGACTCGATGTGCGGATTCCGGGTCTATCCCTTGCCGTCCCTGATGCGCCTGATACAGCGCAGGAAACTGGGCGAGCGGATGGATTTCGATACCGAAGTGCTGGTGCGCCTGCATTGGGACGGCGTGTCCATCGTCAACCTGCCGACCCGGGTTACTTATCCGATGGACGGTGTCTCGCATTTTCGCGCCGGCCTCGACAACCTGCTGATTTCACGTCTCCATGCCACCTTGTTTTTCGGCATGCTGTGGCGCGCGCCGCGCCTGCTGGGGCGGCGCCTGCGCTTGCTGCGGGGACAACCGTGA
- a CDS encoding NAD(P)/FAD-dependent oxidoreductase — protein sequence MQTRVEQCDVLIIGAGPAGSVAAALLLKQGRRVLVLEREQFPRFSIGESLLPQSMEYLQQAGMLQAVVEAGFQYKNGAAFVRGDRYTDFDFRDKHSPGWGTTYQVQRAQFDQVLANEAERQGAQVRYQHTVTAFDADAEKPRVAVRHTDGTEYIVEAGFVLDASGFGRVLSRLLQLETPSNFPVRGAIFTHIEDGIDVPGFDRNKIRITVHPEHCDVWYWLIPFAGGRCSIGVVAETAFLEQFKGSETERLQTLVMQDPASRALLENARWDTPARQIVGYSSNVKSLWGKGYALLGNAGEFLDPVFSSGVTIAVKSASLAAAALQRQFAGETVDWESEYAIPLKKGVDTFRTFVDSWYSGGFQKVIFYEKQQPEVRRMIAAILAGYAWDDSNPYVKESKRRLKTLEEICS from the coding sequence ATGCAAACAAGAGTTGAACAGTGTGATGTATTGATAATCGGCGCCGGTCCAGCAGGTTCGGTGGCGGCAGCGTTGCTGCTGAAGCAAGGACGACGGGTGCTGGTGCTGGAGCGGGAACAGTTTCCACGTTTTAGCATAGGCGAGAGCCTGCTGCCGCAAAGCATGGAATACCTGCAGCAGGCAGGCATGCTGCAGGCGGTGGTGGAAGCAGGGTTCCAGTACAAGAACGGCGCCGCGTTCGTGCGCGGAGACCGCTATACCGACTTCGACTTCCGCGACAAGCACTCCCCCGGCTGGGGCACCACCTACCAGGTGCAGCGCGCCCAGTTTGACCAGGTGCTGGCCAATGAAGCCGAGCGCCAGGGCGCGCAAGTGCGCTATCAGCATACCGTGACCGCGTTTGACGCCGATGCAGAAAAACCACGGGTCGCGGTGCGCCATACAGACGGCACGGAATATATCGTGGAAGCGGGTTTTGTGCTGGACGCCAGCGGTTTCGGGCGCGTGCTGTCGCGCCTGCTGCAGCTGGAGACGCCGTCGAATTTCCCGGTGCGCGGCGCCATTTTCACCCACATCGAAGATGGCATCGATGTGCCCGGTTTCGACCGCAACAAGATCCGGATTACCGTGCATCCGGAACATTGCGATGTCTGGTACTGGCTGATTCCTTTTGCCGGCGGCCGCTGCTCTATCGGCGTGGTCGCGGAAACCGCGTTCCTGGAGCAGTTCAAGGGCAGCGAAACCGAACGCCTGCAGACGCTGGTCATGCAAGACCCGGCATCGCGCGCCTTGCTGGAGAATGCGCGCTGGGATACGCCGGCGCGCCAGATCGTCGGTTATTCGTCCAACGTCAAGTCCTTGTGGGGCAAGGGTTACGCCTTGCTCGGCAACGCCGGGGAATTCCTGGATCCGGTGTTTTCTTCCGGCGTCACGATCGCGGTCAAGTCCGCCAGCCTGGCCGCTGCCGCCTTGCAGCGCCAGTTCGCAGGCGAAACCGTGGACTGGGAAAGCGAATATGCGATACCGTTGAAAAAGGGCGTCGATACTTTCCGCACCTTTGTCGATTCCTGGTATTCGGGCGGTTTCCAGAAAGTCATTTTTTATGAAAAGCAGCAGCCGGAAGTGCGCCGCATGATCGCCGCCATCCTGGCCGGTTATGCCTGGGACGACAGCAATCCGTATGTAAAGGAAAGCAAACGGCGCCTGAAAACGCTGGAGGAAATATGCAGCTGA
- a CDS encoding acyl-CoA thioesterase, translated as MADLHKHLHKHRWSAELELQVQFYDLDPMQIVWHGNYVKYLEMARCALLDKLDYNYPEMQASGYTWPIIDLHLRYAHPATFGQHIKVRASVIEWENRLRIEYVITDSASGRRLTRGTTTQVAVAIDSGEMCFASPPVLFQKLGIEQA; from the coding sequence ATGGCTGATTTACATAAGCACTTACATAAGCACCGCTGGTCGGCAGAACTGGAATTGCAGGTGCAGTTCTACGATCTCGATCCGATGCAGATCGTCTGGCACGGCAATTACGTCAAATACCTGGAAATGGCGCGCTGCGCACTGCTGGACAAGCTGGATTACAACTATCCGGAGATGCAGGCTTCCGGATATACCTGGCCGATCATCGACCTGCACCTGCGTTACGCCCATCCGGCGACGTTCGGCCAGCACATCAAGGTGCGCGCCAGCGTCATCGAATGGGAAAACCGGCTGCGGATCGAATACGTTATCACCGACAGCGCCAGCGGCCGCCGCCTTACCCGCGGCACCACCACGCAGGTGGCGGTGGCGATTGACAGCGGTGAAATGTGTTTTGCGTCGCCGCCTGTGTTGTTTCAAAAATTAGGAATCGAGCAAGCATGA
- a CDS encoding beta-ketoacyl-ACP synthase, giving the protein MLYLNQLGMVCPLGESHAEISRRLFAGDSGVGMTARHSPGRELALGCVETALPDVSALPLGQRSRNNQLALAALAQIRPHVDAAIQQFGAGRVAIVLGTSTSGIAQSEAAFRYRLQHARFPADFDYGQQEMASPAATLASVLGVTGPAYVHSSACASSSKAMASAARLINMGLCDAVLTGGVDSLCAFTVAGFGALESVSAARCNPFSANRNGINIGEGAALFLMSKAEASVSLRGWGESSDGYHISAPDPSGAGARSAIEQALARAGVAPKHIDYINLHGTATVQNDAMEGRVIAALFADDVALSSTKPFTGHALGAAGAVEAGLCWLAMQDDNPQGQLPPHLWDGACDPGLPQLNLLPAGARLGHPLRWALSNSFAFGGANASLLLGRE; this is encoded by the coding sequence ATGCTTTATCTTAATCAACTCGGCATGGTGTGTCCGCTTGGCGAAAGCCACGCGGAGATCAGCCGTCGCCTGTTCGCCGGCGACAGCGGGGTCGGCATGACCGCGCGTCATTCGCCGGGACGGGAGCTGGCGCTGGGTTGCGTCGAGACCGCGCTGCCCGATGTCAGCGCGCTGCCGCTGGGCCAGCGCAGCCGCAATAATCAGCTGGCTCTGGCGGCGCTGGCGCAGATCCGGCCGCACGTGGATGCCGCCATCCAGCAGTTTGGCGCAGGACGGGTGGCGATCGTGCTCGGCACCAGCACTTCCGGCATCGCGCAGAGCGAAGCGGCGTTTCGCTATCGCCTGCAGCATGCAAGGTTTCCTGCCGATTTTGACTATGGGCAGCAAGAAATGGCTTCGCCGGCGGCGACCCTGGCGTCGGTGCTGGGCGTGACCGGGCCCGCCTACGTGCATTCCAGCGCCTGCGCTTCCAGCAGCAAGGCGATGGCCAGCGCCGCCCGCCTGATCAACATGGGGCTGTGCGATGCGGTGCTGACCGGCGGCGTCGATTCGCTCTGCGCGTTCACAGTGGCCGGCTTCGGCGCGCTGGAATCGGTCAGCGCGGCGCGCTGCAATCCGTTCAGCGCCAATCGCAACGGCATCAATATCGGCGAGGGCGCCGCCCTGTTCTTGATGAGCAAGGCCGAAGCAAGCGTGAGTCTGCGCGGCTGGGGCGAATCTTCCGACGGCTACCATATTTCAGCGCCGGATCCGTCCGGCGCCGGCGCCCGCAGCGCGATCGAGCAAGCGTTGGCGCGTGCCGGCGTGGCGCCAAAACACATCGATTACATCAATCTGCACGGCACCGCCACTGTGCAAAACGACGCCATGGAAGGGCGCGTGATCGCTGCCTTGTTTGCCGACGATGTGGCGCTCAGCTCGACCAAGCCGTTTACCGGCCATGCGCTGGGCGCTGCCGGCGCGGTGGAGGCAGGCCTGTGCTGGCTGGCGATGCAGGACGACAATCCGCAGGGCCAGCTGCCGCCGCATTTGTGGGACGGCGCCTGCGATCCCGGCCTGCCGCAGCTGAACCTGCTGCCGGCCGGGGCTCGCCTTGGACATCCCTTGCGCTGGGCTTTGAGTAACTCTTTTGCATTTGGCGGCGCCAATGCAAGTTTGCTGCTGGGACGGGAATGA